The following coding sequences lie in one Prochlorococcus marinus XMU1419 genomic window:
- a CDS encoding MFS transporter, with protein MISPNSLKISKNWWIQFPYHLRLITKIRFYAAFGAGGVIYLTSLIFNNIGLSATDIGLGFTISAIIGTVTRLVTGNYLNKTGKIQFPIVTSSILSIAASLCLIFSKDTFLYIIGQTFVGAAAGIYWPAAEFGVPYFCYPIETRKAYALVRSSEALGIFLGVFLGGYMTNFLYSKSIFINDIFCMLAITYLISRNSSSIKKNLENFQKKLVDPTNQGQLKWNKNSKIIILSILLITTSLALIQVTLPLDLVKGGVYRNALSKEIISLIISIQLILLLFLQWPIGSWISKKGRLFGLKFSLINFSFASFLLFISSYLNIPAFYLISFSLILVSLGTASFLPTSTDVVFRIAPSNKKGFALALLSQCFAMGYFFGPLISGRILDLFGYASIIWLSISFCCFFVFAILFNRLF; from the coding sequence GTGATTAGTCCAAATAGTTTAAAAATTAGCAAAAATTGGTGGATTCAATTTCCATATCATTTGAGGTTAATAACCAAGATAAGATTTTACGCTGCCTTTGGAGCAGGTGGTGTTATTTATTTAACATCACTTATTTTTAATAACATAGGATTATCGGCAACAGATATTGGCCTGGGGTTTACCATTTCAGCAATAATTGGTACCGTAACAAGACTAGTTACAGGGAATTATCTTAATAAAACCGGTAAAATTCAATTTCCAATAGTTACTTCTTCAATACTAAGTATTGCCGCTAGTTTATGCCTCATTTTTTCAAAAGATACTTTTTTGTACATAATTGGACAAACATTTGTTGGGGCTGCTGCAGGAATATATTGGCCTGCTGCCGAGTTTGGGGTGCCCTATTTTTGCTATCCTATCGAAACACGAAAAGCATATGCTCTTGTTAGAAGTTCAGAGGCTTTAGGAATATTTCTAGGGGTATTCTTAGGGGGTTATATGACGAATTTTTTATATTCCAAATCAATTTTTATTAATGATATATTTTGCATGTTAGCCATCACATATTTAATATCTAGAAATAGTTCTTCTATTAAAAAAAACTTAGAAAATTTCCAAAAAAAATTAGTAGATCCAACTAATCAGGGACAATTGAAATGGAATAAAAATTCAAAAATAATAATTTTATCTATTTTATTAATAACTACCTCTTTAGCTTTAATTCAAGTAACTTTGCCTCTGGACCTTGTTAAAGGTGGAGTTTATCGTAATGCATTAAGCAAAGAAATTATTAGTCTTATAATCTCTATTCAGTTGATTTTATTATTGTTTTTACAATGGCCTATCGGTTCTTGGATATCTAAGAAAGGTAGATTATTTGGCTTGAAATTTAGTTTAATAAATTTCTCTTTCGCTTCATTTTTATTATTTATTTCTAGTTATTTAAATATCCCAGCATTTTATTTAATTTCTTTTTCATTGATATTAGTAAGTTTGGGGACTGCTTCATTTCTTCCAACATCAACAGATGTCGTTTTCAGAATAGCACCTTCAAACAAAAAAGGTTTTGCACTTGCTTTACTATCTCAATGTTTCGCTATGGGTTATTTTTTTGGACCACTTATTTCAGGACGCATATTAGATCTATTTGGTTATGCTTCAATAATCTGGCTTTCCATTTCTTTTTGTTGTTTTTTTGTATTTGCAATTCTATTTAATAGATTATTTTAA
- a CDS encoding transglutaminase family protein: protein MRIKYIHKLEYKYEEPVQLGEHRLCIKPRSNGFQKVKNFELKITPKPEIIYPLLAASGEEINRIRFNGLTDNLIIESISEVETIKHPNIIDGVKNRDLTLPFCRSIINRDLQGALEGWMPNGQHDPSAVELAQEALAGSINNALSFTYQLIEIIQDRVKYTKRHTGPAWPASRTLRERIGSCRDLAMLMVEACRSIGIPSRFVSGYHFEDPLPSELDLHAWAELYIPGAGWRGFDPSGKGLIDERYLTLVSSSKSNLTSVITGNFIGKNNLENTLSWEIKPIEIK from the coding sequence ATGAGAATTAAATACATTCACAAACTTGAATATAAATACGAAGAACCTGTTCAATTAGGCGAGCATAGATTATGTATAAAGCCAAGGTCAAATGGATTCCAAAAGGTAAAGAATTTTGAATTAAAAATAACCCCAAAACCAGAAATTATTTATCCATTACTTGCTGCCAGCGGAGAAGAGATTAATAGAATCAGATTCAATGGATTAACAGATAATTTAATTATTGAATCAATCAGCGAAGTTGAAACTATTAAACATCCAAACATTATTGATGGAGTTAAAAATAGAGATTTAACATTACCTTTTTGTAGAAGCATTATTAACAGAGATTTGCAGGGAGCATTAGAGGGATGGATGCCTAATGGACAACACGACCCCTCTGCTGTAGAACTTGCCCAAGAAGCTTTAGCAGGGAGCATTAATAACGCATTATCATTTACTTACCAGTTAATAGAGATAATTCAGGATCGGGTTAAATATACCAAAAGACATACAGGCCCAGCGTGGCCGGCTAGCAGAACACTTAGAGAACGTATAGGATCATGCCGAGATTTAGCAATGCTAATGGTTGAAGCTTGTAGGTCTATTGGTATCCCTAGCAGGTTTGTGAGTGGTTATCATTTTGAAGACCCTTTGCCCTCTGAGTTAGATTTACATGCTTGGGCCGAGTTATATATTCCAGGTGCTGGTTGGAGAGGTTTTGATCCAAGTGGAAAAGGATTGATAGACGAAAGATATTTAACATTAGTATCATCTTCCAAATCTAATTTAACATCCGTAATTACAGGCAACTTTATAGGAAAAAATAATTTAGAAAATACCTTATCCTGGGAAATTAAACCTATTGAAATCAAATAA
- a CDS encoding HNH endonuclease produces the protein MFELISYEKFRDTKDVRFFDISINESNYRDLVIHSGPAVSPPNDDEFNNWQFYIHHNQEDNLLAISGGRTFFLVNFGWDYPFYKVRLESCGYILRIPRGTFHRSVSDENGSIVLNQAIRDKGGTVESEFKVTNSKNNKKLHDCITNLEPKFKIYSVK, from the coding sequence ATGTTTGAGTTGATAAGTTATGAAAAATTTCGTGATACAAAAGATGTAAGATTTTTTGATATTAGTATTAATGAATCAAATTACAGAGATCTTGTTATACACAGCGGTCCTGCAGTCAGTCCGCCAAATGATGACGAATTTAATAATTGGCAATTTTATATACATCATAATCAAGAAGATAATCTACTAGCCATATCTGGCGGAAGAACATTCTTTCTCGTTAATTTTGGATGGGATTATCCTTTTTACAAAGTTAGATTAGAATCTTGTGGATATATATTAAGAATACCAAGAGGAACTTTTCATAGATCAGTATCTGACGAAAACGGTTCTATTGTTTTAAATCAAGCAATTAGAGATAAAGGCGGTACAGTTGAATCAGAATTCAAAGTCACCAATAGCAAAAATAATAAAAAACTTCATGATTGTATAACCAATTTAGAACCTAAATTCAAAATTTATAGTGTTAAATAA
- a CDS encoding DUF2834 domain-containing protein, whose protein sequence is MNSFNILKDNKQILSYLYLFLSILGAVLPMMANFDFVREYGNSFNINNFISLANANPAAQSISRDLLIGASAIFIWIVNESKKLKMKNMWVVYIGTFLIAFAFSTPFFLFLRERRIIELEKIN, encoded by the coding sequence GTGAATTCATTTAACATTTTAAAAGATAATAAACAGATACTATCTTATCTTTACCTTTTTCTATCAATTCTGGGTGCTGTACTGCCAATGATGGCAAATTTCGACTTTGTAAGGGAATATGGAAACAGCTTTAATATAAATAACTTCATTTCTTTAGCGAATGCAAACCCTGCAGCTCAGTCAATCTCTAGAGACTTATTAATAGGAGCTAGCGCTATTTTCATATGGATAGTAAATGAATCAAAAAAACTAAAAATGAAGAATATGTGGGTTGTATACATTGGAACTTTTCTTATAGCATTCGCATTCTCTACACCTTTTTTCTTATTTCTAAGAGAGAGAAGAATTATTGAATTAGAAAAGATTAATTAA
- a CDS encoding alpha/beta fold hydrolase encodes MKFIFIIFFSCCGLFLNNGLKAAEKINIKFEEMVIPLTIEQLSKLEKYKDDSTELIDWLKKNGLIRVFELSKFLEFPVFKEEGLNREILRSWIGRKILTELSKSIKIPNDNNGTEIYNTIENLLDQKNEISTLEIIKALPSEEISLDIDNLILIISSWKNELSIQQELLSKLNKLERTNQNFFKNTEKISTQDLIKIDKKIYAPHRVKPLEIKIWKSNKTNPDKELIIFMPGLGGEINNFEWIGNELAKRGWPILFIDHRGSNLDSFINILEGKETIPGSADFFLYRIKDLDAVLKSHKKGEFGLPNDSYILMGHSLGAFIALLYEGNKPTDQLEEKCDSALKDFAVTNLSKLLQCQLSEIPFPKKNNTNKASAIIGFNSFGSLVWPREFSTGIKTPTLLIGGTYDLITPLMNEQFRVFSALNNPSNRFLIIKGASHFSPIRINKSDEENNDVFKISESFIGSEPILVQDLSTKFIVEFLKNIKDKKIPPLVKNQRDLGLDFHLLDLETIKEISEN; translated from the coding sequence GTGAAATTCATTTTTATAATTTTTTTTAGTTGTTGCGGTTTATTTTTAAATAATGGTTTAAAAGCTGCTGAAAAGATAAATATTAAATTTGAAGAGATGGTAATCCCCCTCACTATAGAACAATTATCAAAATTAGAGAAATACAAAGATGATTCAACAGAATTAATAGATTGGTTAAAAAAAAATGGATTAATAAGAGTTTTTGAATTATCAAAATTTTTAGAATTTCCAGTTTTCAAGGAAGAAGGACTAAATAGAGAAATATTAAGAAGTTGGATAGGGCGTAAAATTCTTACAGAATTAAGCAAAAGCATTAAAATTCCAAATGACAATAATGGAACAGAAATTTATAACACTATAGAAAATTTATTAGATCAAAAAAACGAAATCTCAACTTTAGAAATCATAAAGGCATTACCTTCAGAGGAAATTTCACTTGATATTGATAATTTAATTTTAATAATTTCATCTTGGAAAAATGAATTATCAATACAACAAGAACTTTTATCCAAATTAAATAAACTTGAAAGAACCAACCAAAATTTCTTCAAAAATACTGAAAAAATATCAACTCAAGATCTAATAAAAATTGATAAAAAAATTTATGCTCCTCATCGAGTGAAACCTTTAGAAATTAAAATATGGAAAAGCAATAAAACAAATCCTGATAAAGAACTGATAATTTTTATGCCAGGACTTGGAGGCGAAATTAATAATTTCGAATGGATCGGCAACGAATTGGCTAAAAGAGGTTGGCCAATATTATTCATAGATCATAGAGGGAGTAATTTAGATTCATTTATAAATATACTCGAAGGTAAGGAAACAATCCCAGGAAGTGCAGACTTTTTCTTATATAGAATTAAAGATTTAGATGCTGTATTAAAATCTCATAAAAAAGGAGAATTTGGTTTACCTAATGATTCTTATATTTTAATGGGGCATTCACTTGGTGCTTTTATAGCACTTTTATATGAAGGCAATAAGCCTACTGATCAACTAGAGGAAAAATGTGATTCGGCATTAAAAGACTTTGCGGTAACAAATTTATCTAAATTACTTCAATGTCAGCTGAGCGAAATACCATTCCCTAAAAAAAATAACACTAATAAGGCCAGTGCGATTATAGGTTTTAATTCATTTGGCAGTTTAGTATGGCCAAGAGAATTTAGTACAGGCATTAAAACACCAACTCTTCTAATAGGTGGTACATATGACCTTATTACACCATTAATGAATGAACAATTTAGAGTTTTTTCTGCTTTAAATAATCCATCTAATAGATTTCTAATTATTAAAGGGGCAAGTCATTTCTCTCCAATAAGAATTAATAAAAGCGATGAAGAAAATAATGACGTTTTCAAAATAAGTGAATCTTTTATTGGTTCAGAGCCTATATTAGTACAAGATTTATCAACGAAATTTATAGTTGAATTTTTAAAAAATATTAAAGACAAAAAGATACCTCCACTAGTTAAAAACCAAAGAGATTTGGGACTTGATTTCCATCTTTTAGATCTTGAAACTATAAAAGAAATTTCCGAAAATTAA
- a CDS encoding ABC transporter permease, with product MSRNFNKLLNYSLLKISLIPIMLWIISSLVFILLRVAPGDPVDAILGSGADEVSREFLRNKLGLNEPLLNQYFSYIKNILHLDFGQSLSTQEPVLNIIVKSLPASLELGFFSILFSILIGFPLGLISLRNRGKKTDYIARILGITTYAIPPFWGAMLAQLLFSVFFNISPIGGRFPIFQQQPQITGFLVLDSILSNNIIALKDSLYHLLLPSITLGFLLSGIFSRSLRVNLDKTLKSDYVNAATCRGISRKKIFLNHALPNALLPIVTISGLTMASLAGGALLFEVTFSWPGIALRLHEAISQRDYTLVQGIVIFTSMLIVSLNLFVDILIAYLDPRVEY from the coding sequence ATGAGTAGAAATTTCAATAAACTACTAAATTATTCCTTATTAAAAATTTCATTAATACCGATAATGTTATGGATAATTTCTTCATTAGTTTTTATTTTATTAAGAGTTGCTCCCGGCGATCCTGTCGATGCCATACTTGGATCTGGTGCAGATGAGGTTTCTAGGGAATTTTTAAGAAATAAATTGGGGCTAAATGAACCTTTATTAAATCAATATTTTTCATATATTAAAAATATATTGCACTTAGATTTTGGCCAATCTCTTAGTACTCAAGAGCCAGTCCTAAATATTATTGTTAAGTCTTTGCCTGCAAGTCTTGAACTTGGATTCTTTTCAATATTATTTTCCATACTAATAGGATTCCCATTGGGATTAATTAGCTTAAGAAATAGAGGTAAAAAGACTGATTATATTGCGAGAATATTAGGAATTACTACATATGCGATCCCTCCTTTTTGGGGTGCAATGTTAGCTCAATTATTATTTTCTGTATTCTTTAATATTTCCCCAATTGGAGGTAGATTTCCAATATTTCAGCAACAACCGCAAATTACAGGTTTTCTAGTTTTAGATAGTATTCTTTCAAATAATATTATTGCTTTGAAAGATAGTCTTTATCATCTCTTACTTCCTTCGATTACCCTGGGCTTTTTATTAAGTGGCATATTCAGCCGCTCATTAAGAGTAAATCTGGATAAAACATTAAAAAGTGATTATGTAAATGCTGCTACATGTAGAGGAATATCAAGGAAAAAAATATTTTTAAACCATGCATTGCCTAATGCTCTATTGCCAATTGTCACTATTTCCGGCTTGACTATGGCCTCATTAGCAGGAGGAGCTTTATTGTTTGAGGTAACTTTTTCATGGCCAGGCATAGCTTTAAGATTACATGAAGCTATTTCTCAAAGAGATTATACCTTGGTTCAAGGAATTGTAATTTTTACCTCTATGCTCATAGTCTCTTTAAATCTCTTTGTGGATATTTTAATCGCATATTTAGATCCACGAGTAGAGTATTAA
- a CDS encoding pentapeptide repeat-containing protein, which produces MKFFSFLKYFLSITFSLIVLSSPVFAGANVAVKGEGDEVPSYVRSDITGYDFHGEDLHLSSIAGAVARDADFSDVDLHGTTLTLSDLKGSNLNGINLTDTLSDRVNFQKTDLRNAVLVNMIASGSSFAGAQIEGADFTFAILDSEDQRNLCKIADGINPTTGVSTRDSLECS; this is translated from the coding sequence ATGAAATTTTTTAGTTTTTTAAAATATTTTTTATCTATAACTTTTTCTTTAATTGTTTTATCCTCACCAGTTTTTGCTGGGGCAAATGTTGCTGTAAAAGGAGAGGGAGATGAAGTTCCAAGTTATGTAAGATCCGATATTACGGGATATGATTTTCATGGAGAGGATCTTCATTTGTCCTCCATAGCAGGAGCAGTGGCAAGAGACGCAGATTTTAGTGACGTTGATCTACATGGGACTACATTAACCCTTTCCGATTTAAAAGGGTCTAATTTAAATGGAATTAATCTTACAGATACACTATCAGATCGAGTTAATTTCCAAAAAACAGACCTTAGAAATGCTGTTTTAGTAAATATGATCGCATCAGGCAGCAGTTTTGCAGGAGCTCAAATAGAAGGTGCAGATTTTACTTTTGCAATTCTTGACAGTGAAGACCAAAGAAATCTTTGTAAAATTGCTGATGGGATAAATCCAACAACGGGTGTCTCAACAAGAGATAGTCTAGAGTGTAGTTAG
- a CDS encoding carbohydrate kinase family protein — protein sequence MVVEKNNKVEDYKFKKGNLNFAVVGHVEWINFLKVDQLPKPGVISHSEKSLEYPAGGGSIIAKILSDLTLNQIHFFTSLGNDDYGDKCFKILSNMGIKLHVAWRDKPTRRGFSLIDSQGERAITVIGERLAPTHKDKLEWNILKKMDGIFITASDSEIFKMARAASILCTTPRVGLNIINKSNVLLDGLIGSNLDPGEAFSFSKLLLKPKYTIKTEGEKGGILFPGGRYKALKNKKLKVDSYGCGDSFAAGILYGMASKWDIDKSLNLAKVMGREASEFFGPYENSAEK from the coding sequence ATGGTTGTTGAAAAGAATAATAAAGTTGAAGACTATAAATTTAAAAAAGGAAATTTAAATTTTGCTGTTGTTGGTCATGTTGAGTGGATAAATTTCTTGAAGGTCGATCAATTACCAAAACCCGGAGTCATTTCGCATTCTGAAAAGTCCCTTGAATATCCTGCTGGTGGTGGCTCTATTATCGCGAAAATACTTTCTGATTTAACTTTAAACCAAATTCATTTTTTTACGTCATTAGGTAATGATGATTATGGAGATAAGTGTTTCAAGATTCTCTCAAATATGGGAATTAAGTTGCATGTAGCTTGGCGTGATAAACCAACTAGAAGAGGATTTAGTTTAATTGACTCTCAAGGTGAAAGAGCAATAACAGTTATAGGAGAAAGGTTAGCTCCAACTCATAAAGACAAGTTGGAATGGAATATTTTAAAAAAAATGGACGGAATTTTTATTACTGCATCTGATTCAGAGATTTTTAAAATGGCTAGAGCAGCTTCAATACTTTGCACAACACCAAGGGTAGGATTAAATATAATTAATAAATCAAATGTTCTTTTAGATGGATTAATAGGCAGCAATCTTGATCCCGGAGAAGCTTTTTCTTTTTCTAAATTATTATTAAAGCCCAAATATACTATTAAAACCGAGGGAGAGAAGGGAGGCATACTATTCCCAGGAGGAAGATATAAGGCCCTTAAAAACAAAAAATTAAAGGTTGATTCTTATGGATGTGGCGATTCTTTTGCTGCTGGGATTCTTTATGGAATGGCATCTAAATGGGATATAGATAAAAGTTTAAATCTTGCTAAAGTAATGGGAAGAGAAGCCAGTGAATTTTTCGGTCCATATGAAAATAGTGCTGAAAAATAA